A single region of the Schizosaccharomyces osmophilus chromosome 3, complete sequence genome encodes:
- the msf1 gene encoding mitochondrial phenylalanyl-tRNA synthetase Msf1, translated as MKSMISLNCKSNLLLKSLNVFSKRSYNTLDAWSNIPEHIKVKQGRRLFLQNGHPLCSLRELLQQQFKEKPINIVAKESPAVSTITNFDSLGIPKTHVSRSKSDTYYVNKDTCLRTHTSAHQLEEFQNLAESKMSKKGFLITADVYRRDEVDASHYPIFHQMEGAYLWDRNDKGSMLRDLESVKLDNNLQKLVIDEATLENHDDLQEVYSSKETELASIHLKNSLTLTIHNLVLMTPDSGLDKSQVRYRWTYDSFPFTQPSFQLEILWKGAWLEILGCGVVRENILTHAGIQNHVGWAFGIGLERLAMILYGIPDIRLFWTTDDRFRQQFTPNNITTFQPYSKYPLCYKDISFWIDESFTANDFFEIIRDVCKDLVESVDLIDQYTTKAGKTSLCYRVNYRSMEKSLKNEDVDLLQDNLRKAMASSLNIQLR; from the coding sequence ATGAAATCcatgatttctttgaattgtAAAAGCAACTTGCTACTGAAATCACTAAACGTTTTCTCTAAAAGAAGTTATAACACCTTAGATGCATGGTCCAATATACCTGAACACATTAAAGTCAAACAAGGCCGGCGATTGTTTTTGCAGAATGGACATCCTTTATGCAGTCTTCGCGAGTTACTACAGCAacaattcaaagaaaagcCAATTAATATAGTCGCAAAAGAATCACCAGCTGTCTCGACTATCACAAATTTCGACTCCTTGGGAATTCCAAAAACGCATGTTAGTAGGAGTAAATCGGACACTTATTATGTTAATAAAGATACCTGTTTGAGAACGCATACTTCGGCTCATCAATTGGAAGAGTTTCAGAATCTTGCTGAGAGTAAAATGTCAAAGAAAGGCTTCCTAATCACCGCGGATGTATATCGACGAGACGAGGTAGATGCTAGTCATTATCCtatttttcatcaaatggAAGGCGCTTATTTATGGGATCGGAATGATAAAGGAAGCATGCTAAGAGATCTTGAGTCAGTAAAGCTCGATaataatttacaaaaacttGTTATCGACGAAGCGACCTTGGAAAACCATGATGATCTACAGGAAGTTTactcttcaaaagaaaccGAGCTTGCATCTATACATCTTAAAAATTCCTTGACTCTTACAATTCACAATTTAGTTTTAATGACTCCAGACAGTGGGCTTGATAAAAGTCAAGTTCGTTACCGTTGGACATATGATTCTTTCCCTTTTACACAGCCATCTTTTCAGCTCGAAATCCTTTGGAAAGGAGCATGGCTGGAAATCCTAGGCTGTGGTGTTGTTCgtgaaaatattttaacGCATGCCGGAATTCAAAACCATGTAGGATGGGCCTTTGGTATTGGTTTAGAACGTCTGGCAATGATCCTTTACGGTATACCCGACATTCGTTTATTTTGGACAACTGACGATCGATTTCGTCAACAATTTACTCCAAACAACATAACTACGTTCCAGCCTTACAGTAAGTATCCTTTATGCTATAAGGATATATCATTTTGGATTGATGAGTCTTTTACGGCTAACgatttctttgaaatcaTTAGGGACGTTTGCAAAGATTTGGTGGAATCTGTCGACTTGATCGACCAATACACAACAAAAGCAGGAAAAACAAGTCTCTGTTACAGGGTCAATTATAGAAGTATGGAAAAGTCATTGAAGAACGAGGATGTTGACTTACTCCAAGACAACTTACGAAAAGCAAtggcttcttctttaaacaTTCAACTTCGCTAA